One Amycolatopsis sp. NBC_00355 genomic window carries:
- a CDS encoding aminotransferase class I/II-fold pyridoxal phosphate-dependent enzyme — protein sequence MKSLSDDAIHRQGGDLRGLAGDTYLDLGTCVNRYGPPSAVRVALRELDVQRLRAHPYEADSLFRATYANYLTVDPELLVSGRGITEFIRVLARLLPADRIAVVTPDYTDSIRWFTNHLPPANGGIDTVATRLARVAEGMARYDYVVLSNPNNPLGLHIPPGDLAEVCRENPASTLIVDEAYVDFLGGGTRRSMAWSGLSNVVVLSSPNKLFGIAGARTGAMWTVNEDLRAAVAAQRLNWPLSYVDSVVAIAALRETAWAERTRERLLVNAAAMEALLVRRYPGVVKGAPVHYRFVASEDPQRDYDELVRAGVVVRVFGDDQAGRVPGLRITAPTDDEFPLLAAALAG from the coding sequence ATGAAGAGTCTTTCCGACGACGCCATCCACAGGCAGGGCGGAGATCTCCGGGGCCTCGCCGGCGACACGTACCTGGACCTGGGCACCTGCGTGAACCGGTACGGGCCGCCGTCCGCGGTCCGCGTCGCGCTGCGGGAGCTGGACGTCCAGCGGCTGCGCGCCCACCCCTACGAAGCCGACTCGCTGTTCCGGGCCACCTACGCGAACTACCTCACGGTGGACCCCGAACTGCTGGTCTCCGGCCGCGGGATCACCGAGTTTATCCGGGTGCTGGCGCGGTTGCTGCCGGCGGACCGGATCGCCGTGGTCACCCCGGACTACACCGACAGCATCCGCTGGTTCACCAACCACCTGCCGCCCGCGAACGGCGGGATCGACACCGTCGCGACGCGGCTCGCGCGGGTCGCCGAGGGCATGGCGCGCTACGACTACGTCGTGCTGTCGAACCCGAACAACCCGCTGGGCCTGCACATCCCGCCCGGGGACCTGGCCGAGGTGTGCCGTGAGAACCCGGCCTCGACGCTGATCGTCGACGAGGCGTACGTCGACTTCCTCGGCGGCGGCACCCGGCGGTCGATGGCGTGGTCCGGACTGTCCAATGTGGTCGTCCTGTCGTCGCCGAACAAGCTCTTCGGCATCGCCGGCGCCCGCACCGGTGCCATGTGGACGGTCAACGAGGACCTGCGGGCGGCCGTCGCCGCCCAGCGGCTCAACTGGCCGTTGTCCTATGTGGACTCGGTGGTGGCGATCGCGGCGTTGCGGGAGACGGCCTGGGCCGAGCGCACCCGCGAGCGGCTGCTCGTCAACGCGGCGGCGATGGAGGCCCTGCTGGTCCGGCGTTATCCGGGCGTGGTCAAGGGCGCGCCGGTGCACTACCGGTTCGTCGCCTCCGAAGACCCGCAACGCGACTACGACGAGCTGGTCCGGGCGGGCGTGGTGGTACGCGTCTTCGGCGACGACCAGGCGGGCCGCGTCCCGGGCCTGCGCATCACCGCTCCGACGGACGACGAGTTCCCGCTGCTGGCCGCGGCTCTCGCCGGTTAG
- a CDS encoding FadR/GntR family transcriptional regulator: MTGELDAVFRPVRAGRAVEETIERLRQLVRLGVVAAGSRLPAERELAERLAVSRVTLREALRALASEGYVESRRGRYGGTFVVERLPAPQRTGRLDAAELDDVLRLRHVVETGAAELAAGRRLSSADRRHLVTTFAAADVVAGPADHRRRDARLHLAIAEVTGSGSLTTVVADVRMRLAGWLDGIPPDPERSQAQHAKILDAILAGDPPAARAAMAAHVEATAARLRASRS; encoded by the coding sequence GTGACCGGCGAGCTCGACGCCGTGTTCCGGCCGGTGCGGGCGGGCCGGGCGGTCGAGGAGACGATCGAACGGCTGCGGCAGCTGGTGCGGCTCGGCGTCGTCGCCGCGGGCTCGCGGCTGCCGGCCGAACGGGAGCTGGCCGAGCGGCTCGCCGTCAGCCGCGTGACACTGCGGGAAGCGTTGCGGGCGCTCGCTTCCGAGGGGTACGTCGAATCCCGGCGAGGCCGCTACGGCGGCACGTTCGTCGTCGAACGGCTGCCCGCGCCGCAGCGGACCGGGCGGCTCGACGCGGCCGAACTGGACGACGTCCTGCGCCTGCGGCACGTGGTGGAGACGGGCGCGGCCGAGCTGGCGGCGGGACGGCGGCTGAGTTCGGCGGACCGGCGGCACCTGGTCACGACGTTCGCCGCGGCCGACGTCGTGGCCGGCCCGGCCGATCACCGGCGCCGGGACGCGCGGCTGCACCTGGCGATCGCGGAGGTCACCGGGTCCGGTTCGCTGACGACCGTGGTCGCCGACGTCCGGATGCGGCTCGCCGGGTGGCTCGACGGGATCCCGCCGGACCCGGAGCGTTCGCAGGCCCAGCACGCGAAGATCCTCGACGCGATCCTGGCGGGTGACCCGCCCGCGGCCCGCGCGGCGATGGCGGCCCACGTCGAGGCGACGGCGGCCCGGCTGCGCGCGTCCCGGTCGTGA
- a CDS encoding PEP/pyruvate-binding domain-containing protein, which yields MCATREGEPAGPSYPDGRDEVRWLPITDERCGDDGFAGPAIGALHRVGDLVPVPETIVLTAPVRHWRDLVRQRPADPFAEYAGLVEEPVSVRAWQIRPRRSDLPIGPVFNNLGPGTVAEAMLELLALAEDGAREFPRLAFALQRFTAAEASAHVRAAPDGERVRVQAFLGLAEQLAEPLHPDLVVLAGPELAVREYRVADKPTATVAAAGGTRTSTVPELRRRAPALRVKTVQHLGSLTIAAARRLAVPVAAEFAVTDGEAVLLRCRPVPA from the coding sequence TTGTGCGCAACGCGCGAAGGGGAACCCGCCGGGCCGTCGTACCCGGACGGCCGGGACGAGGTGCGGTGGCTGCCGATCACGGACGAGCGCTGCGGCGACGACGGGTTCGCGGGCCCCGCGATCGGGGCCCTGCACCGGGTCGGTGACCTGGTCCCGGTGCCGGAGACGATCGTCCTGACCGCGCCCGTCCGGCACTGGCGGGACCTGGTGCGGCAACGGCCCGCCGACCCGTTCGCGGAGTACGCGGGGCTGGTCGAAGAGCCGGTTTCGGTGCGGGCGTGGCAGATCCGGCCGCGGCGCTCGGACCTGCCGATCGGGCCGGTCTTCAACAACCTCGGCCCCGGCACGGTGGCCGAGGCGATGCTGGAGCTGCTCGCTCTCGCCGAAGACGGCGCTCGTGAGTTCCCGCGGCTGGCGTTCGCGCTGCAGCGGTTCACCGCGGCGGAGGCGAGCGCGCACGTCCGCGCGGCGCCCGACGGCGAGCGCGTCCGGGTGCAGGCGTTCCTGGGCCTCGCCGAGCAGCTGGCCGAGCCGCTGCACCCGGACCTGGTCGTGCTGGCGGGCCCGGAGCTCGCCGTCCGCGAGTACCGGGTGGCGGACAAGCCGACGGCCACGGTCGCCGCGGCCGGGGGCACCCGGACGTCGACGGTCCCCGAGCTGCGCCGGCGCGCGCCGGCGCTGCGCGTGAAGACGGTGCAGCACCTGGGTTCGCTCACCATCGCGGCCGCGCGGCGGCTGGCCGTCCCGGTGGCCGCGGAGTTCGCCGTCACCGACGGTGAGGCGGTGCTGCTGCGGTGCCGTCCGGTGCCGGCGTGA
- a CDS encoding FAD-dependent oxidoreductase encodes MTEPGNHETAVLIVGGGITGLSTALFLARLGVRPILVERHPSTALLPQARAFNPRSMEIYRALGLAEAIRDRTSILTDMPDMIGADTLAGQEHFRFDVLAQARPPASLSPADWEMIDQDELERIVRARAEESGADVRFGTELIALTDNGDGVTAVVRNLETGVHHRLHADYVVAADGHRAGLRDRLGVGADGPGVLLEVANFVFDADLGAALQGRRFLLAYLDRPTKGSTLIPLREFGRWALSVPYRPELGESVADFTRQHCVALARQAIGLPDVDIRLVPSMPGSDRIVTTTTIGGWVARRYRAGRVFFAGDAAHVVPPSGSYGANTGIADAHNLAWKLAAVLDDGAGDELLDTYEDERRPVARLTLESAMQLLHDRHEGAGDNTKTDDLAMIFGYRYRSSAVLAGTAGAGRPVEDPRTPSGEPGLRAPHVRLEQGGAGLSTLDLFTGSFTVLAGPAGVGWVAAAKAAAAALGLEVDVHRVGFEFDDPDDRWAAAYGVTASGAVLVRPDGFVAWRAGELPRHPEHELRAALARVLALREEGSRRAG; translated from the coding sequence ATGACCGAGCCGGGCAACCACGAGACAGCGGTGCTCATCGTGGGCGGGGGCATCACCGGCCTGTCCACGGCGCTCTTCCTCGCAAGGCTCGGGGTTCGCCCGATCCTGGTCGAACGGCATCCCTCCACGGCCCTGCTGCCCCAGGCGCGCGCGTTCAACCCGCGCTCCATGGAGATCTACCGCGCCCTGGGGCTCGCGGAGGCCATCCGGGACCGGACGTCGATCCTCACCGACATGCCCGACATGATCGGCGCGGACACCCTGGCCGGGCAGGAGCACTTCCGGTTCGACGTGCTCGCCCAGGCCCGGCCGCCGGCGTCCCTCAGCCCGGCGGACTGGGAGATGATCGACCAGGACGAACTGGAACGGATCGTGCGCGCCCGCGCCGAAGAAAGCGGTGCGGACGTGCGGTTCGGTACCGAACTGATCGCGCTGACCGACAACGGCGACGGCGTCACGGCGGTCGTGCGCAACCTGGAAACCGGGGTCCACCACCGGCTCCACGCCGATTACGTCGTCGCCGCCGACGGCCACCGCGCGGGTCTGCGCGACCGGCTCGGCGTCGGCGCCGACGGGCCGGGAGTGCTCCTCGAGGTGGCGAACTTCGTGTTCGACGCCGACCTCGGGGCCGCGCTGCAGGGCCGCCGGTTCCTGCTCGCCTACCTGGACCGGCCGACGAAGGGCTCGACCCTGATCCCGCTGCGGGAGTTCGGGCGGTGGGCGCTCTCCGTGCCGTACCGGCCCGAACTGGGCGAGAGCGTCGCCGACTTCACGCGGCAGCACTGCGTGGCGCTGGCCCGGCAGGCGATCGGGCTCCCGGACGTCGACATCCGGCTCGTCCCGTCGATGCCGGGGTCCGACCGGATCGTCACGACCACCACGATCGGCGGCTGGGTCGCCCGGCGCTACCGGGCCGGGCGGGTGTTCTTCGCCGGCGACGCGGCGCACGTCGTGCCGCCGTCAGGCAGCTACGGCGCGAACACCGGCATCGCCGACGCGCACAACCTGGCGTGGAAACTCGCCGCCGTGCTCGACGACGGCGCCGGTGACGAGCTGCTCGACACCTACGAGGACGAACGCCGGCCGGTCGCCCGGCTGACGCTCGAAAGCGCGATGCAGCTGCTCCACGACCGCCACGAAGGGGCCGGGGACAACACGAAGACCGACGACCTGGCCATGATCTTCGGGTATCGGTACCGCTCGTCGGCGGTCCTCGCCGGGACGGCCGGCGCGGGCCGGCCCGTCGAGGACCCGCGCACGCCCAGCGGCGAGCCCGGGCTGCGGGCGCCGCACGTGCGGCTGGAACAGGGCGGCGCCGGACTGTCCACACTGGACCTGTTCACCGGGTCCTTCACGGTGCTGGCCGGGCCGGCCGGCGTCGGCTGGGTCGCGGCGGCCAAGGCGGCCGCGGCGGCGCTCGGCCTCGAGGTGGACGTCCACCGCGTGGGTTTCGAGTTCGACGACCCGGACGACCGGTGGGCCGCGGCCTACGGCGTCACCGCCAGCGGCGCGGTCCTCGTCCGGCCGGACGGGTTCGTCGCCTGGCGGGCCGGGGAGCTGCCCCGCCACCCCGAGCACGAGTTGCGGGCCGCGCTGGCCCGGGTGCTCGCGTTGCGCGAAGAAGGCAGCCGCCGCGCAGGCTGA
- a CDS encoding MFS transporter — protein MEKHPLRWWALAVAVLAVLVDMIDNQIVAVALPTIQRELGTGDSALQWISAGYALGFALTLITGGRLGDRYGTKKLFLAGMVVFTGASLAAGLAGHVEVLIAARVIQGVGSGLMVPQVLSFIHAEFDEKERPKAMTYYAGAFPIGGLAGPLLGGVLTQADLFGIGWRAIFLINLPIGVLALIGALVTMPSRPGFFRHRMDFSGLLLLTAGLFAIFYPLVQGRELGWPKWSIYLMVAAIPLLAIFALHQRIKAKRGGEPLVPPALLKYRSLSGGQAVMLCINTAVGVFFILTLHLQLGLGFSPLEAALTFAPSTIGIVVGNVLGMQLAPKLGRAFTAGAIVVLLASLVAIAVLVQQLGHDLNVWALLAPVIGFGLGMGAVLNSLFGVSMSEIQMQQAGAASGLVNTTVQLGTATGIALFGTVFFSRLGSGFESATVSAIAVSVGVLVLALLFTTLLPGKKQGAGQAAAAADEHKAGASAR, from the coding sequence GTGGAGAAGCACCCGCTCAGGTGGTGGGCACTGGCGGTCGCGGTTCTGGCCGTCCTGGTGGACATGATCGACAACCAGATCGTGGCGGTGGCGCTGCCCACCATCCAGCGGGAGCTGGGCACGGGGGATTCCGCGCTGCAGTGGATTTCGGCCGGGTACGCGCTGGGGTTCGCGCTCACCCTGATCACCGGTGGCCGGCTGGGTGACCGGTACGGCACCAAGAAGCTGTTCCTCGCCGGCATGGTCGTGTTCACCGGCGCGTCGCTGGCCGCCGGGCTCGCCGGGCACGTCGAGGTGCTGATCGCCGCGCGCGTGATCCAGGGTGTCGGGTCCGGGCTGATGGTGCCGCAGGTCCTGTCGTTCATCCACGCGGAGTTCGACGAGAAGGAACGCCCCAAGGCGATGACCTACTACGCGGGCGCGTTCCCGATCGGCGGGCTCGCCGGGCCGCTGCTGGGCGGCGTGCTGACTCAGGCCGACCTGTTCGGCATCGGCTGGCGCGCGATCTTCCTGATCAACCTGCCCATCGGCGTGCTCGCGCTGATCGGCGCGCTGGTCACGATGCCGAGCCGGCCCGGGTTCTTCCGGCACCGCATGGACTTCAGCGGCCTGCTGCTGCTGACGGCGGGGCTGTTCGCGATCTTCTACCCGCTGGTGCAGGGCCGTGAGCTGGGCTGGCCGAAGTGGTCGATCTACCTGATGGTGGCCGCGATCCCGCTGCTCGCGATCTTTGCGCTGCACCAGCGGATCAAGGCCAAGCGCGGCGGCGAACCGCTGGTCCCGCCGGCCCTGCTGAAGTACCGCAGCCTGTCCGGCGGCCAGGCCGTCATGCTCTGCATCAACACCGCGGTCGGCGTCTTCTTCATCCTGACGCTGCACCTGCAGCTCGGGCTCGGGTTCTCGCCGCTGGAGGCCGCGCTGACGTTCGCGCCGTCGACGATCGGCATCGTCGTGGGCAACGTCCTGGGCATGCAGCTGGCCCCGAAGCTCGGGCGGGCGTTCACCGCCGGGGCGATCGTGGTGCTGCTGGCCAGCCTGGTCGCGATCGCGGTCCTGGTGCAGCAGCTGGGCCACGACCTGAACGTGTGGGCGCTGCTGGCCCCGGTCATCGGCTTCGGGCTCGGCATGGGCGCGGTGCTGAACTCGCTGTTCGGCGTCTCGATGTCGGAGATCCAGATGCAGCAGGCCGGCGCCGCTTCCGGTCTGGTGAACACGACCGTCCAGCTCGGCACCGCGACCGGGATCGCGCTGTTCGGCACGGTGTTCTTCTCGCGGCTGGGCAGCGGGTTCGAGTCCGCCACGGTCAGCGCGATCGCCGTCAGCGTCGGGGTCCTGGTGCTGGCGCTGCTGTTCACGACCCTGCTGCCGGGCAAGAAGCAGGGTGCCGGCCAGGCGGCCGCGGCCGCCGACGAGCACAAGGCCGGGGCATCGGCGCGATGA
- a CDS encoding cytochrome P450: MTQTQPKPVPMTRRCPLAPPDEYAQLREETPVSEVALPDGNTGWLVTRFDDVTSVLVHPDVSAQRKFQTSVTSVTLSPDEYLASGFGVSFIGMDPPDHTHYRKLMTGMFTVKRLKSLVPRIEKIVDDQLDVLVAGGSPADLIPDFATPVPSLVICELLGMPYEDSKLFQERTHVIMSLERTKEGLLDAMTGMSDDMRALVHEKRAQPDGRLMSNLIEAVPDDGVPLTDDELVAIGNLMMIAGYETTANMIGLGALTLLHYREQWETLCRQPDLAERAVEEILRYLTVGPFCLPRTAKTDLELGGRHIRAGDPILLSTESANWDPAQFENPEAFDITRKPKRHVGFAFGAHQCLGQELARMEMRIAFAKLAQRLPDLRLAVPLEEIPMRTDMQIYGAHEVPVVW, translated from the coding sequence ATGACCCAGACCCAGCCCAAGCCCGTGCCGATGACCCGGCGGTGCCCGCTGGCCCCGCCCGACGAGTACGCGCAGCTGCGCGAGGAGACCCCGGTCAGCGAGGTGGCCCTGCCGGACGGGAACACCGGCTGGCTGGTCACCCGCTTCGACGACGTCACCAGCGTGCTGGTGCACCCCGACGTGAGCGCCCAGCGGAAGTTCCAGACCTCGGTCACGTCGGTCACCCTCAGCCCCGATGAGTACCTGGCGTCCGGGTTCGGCGTGTCGTTCATCGGGATGGACCCGCCGGACCACACGCACTACCGCAAGCTGATGACCGGGATGTTCACGGTCAAGCGGCTCAAGTCGCTGGTGCCGCGGATCGAGAAGATCGTCGACGACCAGCTGGACGTGCTGGTCGCCGGCGGTTCGCCCGCCGACCTCATCCCGGACTTCGCGACGCCGGTGCCGTCGCTGGTGATCTGCGAGCTGCTCGGGATGCCCTACGAGGACAGCAAGCTGTTCCAGGAGCGCACGCACGTCATCATGAGCCTCGAGCGGACCAAGGAAGGTCTGCTCGACGCCATGACCGGGATGTCCGACGACATGCGCGCGCTGGTCCACGAGAAGCGCGCGCAGCCGGACGGCCGGCTGATGAGCAACCTCATCGAAGCCGTGCCCGACGACGGCGTCCCGCTCACCGACGACGAGCTGGTGGCCATCGGGAACCTGATGATGATCGCGGGCTACGAGACCACCGCGAACATGATCGGCCTCGGCGCGCTGACCCTGCTGCACTACCGCGAACAGTGGGAAACCCTGTGCCGGCAACCGGATCTGGCCGAGCGCGCGGTCGAGGAGATCCTGCGCTACCTCACGGTCGGGCCGTTCTGCCTGCCGCGCACGGCGAAGACGGACCTCGAGCTGGGTGGCCGGCACATTCGCGCCGGCGACCCGATCCTGCTCTCGACCGAGTCGGCGAACTGGGACCCGGCGCAGTTCGAGAACCCCGAGGCGTTCGACATCACCCGCAAGCCCAAGCGGCACGTCGGGTTCGCCTTCGGCGCGCACCAGTGCCTCGGGCAGGAGCTGGCCCGGATGGAGATGCGGATCGCGTTCGCCAAGCTGGCGCAGCGGCTGCCGGACCTGCGGCTGGCCGTGCCGCTGGAGGAGATCCCGATGCGCACCGACATGCAGATCTACGGCGCGCACGAGGTCCCCGTCGTCTGGTGA
- the asnB gene encoding asparagine synthase (glutamine-hydrolyzing) — MEASMCGIAGWVDFGRDLSGERATIEAMNEAQKHRGTNARGVWCSRNVAIGHTRTSVIDLAGGVQPMFAEEDGRTIAVLTYSGEVFNFKELRSELERRGHHFRTRSDTEVVLRSYLEWGADCGKHLEGMYAFGVWDLRTETMLLVRDRFGIKPLFYSLQPEGVIFSSEPKALLTHPLTKAVVDIDGLREVFSTAKLPGEAVFRDQDQLRPGHTLAIGRNGVVDRTYWELEAKPHTDDLDNTISHTRQLLEDIVLGQLTADVPLCTLLSGGLDSSAVTGIAAGWLKKNGERVRSVTTTYVGYSENFRPDDTRDTADGPFADELAQYHGAEHIHLVLDTRDLMDPEVRLAALVAQDMPTTAGDMDASHLLMMRATREHSVVALTGEVGDEVFGGFRWMHDEELVRSGTFPWIANEKRVPGCVKGQGRGLFNDGFLKKLDMDSYYRDNYAQALRETPHQEGESEFESIMRNVRYVKLMRWLPMLLERGDRLAAACGLEARLPFLDHRLVEYMYNAPWAFQSFDGREKSILRAAVKDLLPESVFERRKAPYPVTQDPAYTEALHGLLAETLADPNAPIRPLLDQASVDEVFRHPKGVSQDWPSRMNVEMALQFNTWLTHYGITLDI; from the coding sequence ATGGAGGCCAGCATGTGTGGTATCGCCGGTTGGGTGGACTTCGGGCGTGACCTGTCCGGGGAACGCGCCACGATCGAAGCGATGAACGAGGCCCAGAAGCACCGCGGCACCAACGCCCGCGGGGTCTGGTGCTCCCGGAACGTCGCGATCGGGCACACCAGGACGTCGGTGATCGACCTGGCCGGCGGCGTTCAGCCGATGTTCGCGGAGGAGGACGGCCGCACGATCGCCGTGCTGACGTACTCCGGGGAGGTCTTCAACTTCAAGGAGCTGCGCAGCGAGCTCGAACGGCGGGGGCACCACTTCCGCACCCGCAGCGACACCGAGGTCGTGCTGCGGTCCTACCTCGAATGGGGTGCCGACTGCGGCAAGCACCTTGAAGGGATGTACGCCTTCGGGGTCTGGGACCTGCGCACCGAGACGATGCTGCTCGTCCGCGACCGGTTCGGCATCAAGCCCCTGTTCTACAGCCTGCAGCCCGAAGGTGTGATCTTCTCGTCCGAGCCGAAGGCGCTGCTGACGCACCCGCTGACCAAGGCGGTCGTCGACATCGACGGCCTGCGCGAGGTCTTCTCGACGGCGAAGCTGCCGGGCGAGGCCGTGTTCCGGGACCAGGACCAGCTGCGGCCCGGGCACACGCTCGCGATCGGCCGTAACGGCGTCGTCGACCGGACGTACTGGGAGCTCGAAGCCAAGCCGCACACCGACGACCTGGACAACACCATCTCGCACACCCGGCAGCTGCTGGAGGACATCGTCCTCGGCCAGCTGACCGCCGACGTCCCGCTGTGCACGCTGCTCTCCGGCGGCCTCGACTCCAGCGCCGTCACCGGGATCGCGGCCGGCTGGCTGAAGAAGAACGGCGAACGCGTCCGCAGCGTGACGACGACCTACGTCGGGTACAGCGAGAACTTCCGGCCGGACGACACCCGCGACACCGCGGACGGCCCGTTCGCCGACGAGCTCGCCCAGTACCACGGGGCCGAGCACATCCACCTCGTGCTCGACACCCGCGACCTGATGGACCCCGAGGTCCGGCTCGCCGCGCTCGTCGCGCAGGACATGCCGACCACGGCCGGCGACATGGACGCGTCGCACCTGCTGATGATGCGCGCGACCCGGGAACACTCGGTCGTCGCGCTGACCGGCGAGGTCGGCGACGAGGTGTTCGGCGGGTTCCGCTGGATGCACGACGAGGAGCTCGTGCGCTCGGGCACGTTCCCCTGGATCGCCAACGAGAAGCGGGTGCCGGGCTGCGTCAAGGGCCAGGGGCGTGGCCTGTTCAACGACGGCTTCCTGAAGAAGCTCGACATGGACAGCTACTACCGCGACAACTACGCCCAGGCGCTGCGCGAAACCCCGCACCAGGAGGGCGAAAGCGAGTTCGAGAGCATCATGCGGAACGTCCGCTACGTCAAGCTGATGCGCTGGCTGCCGATGCTGCTCGAACGCGGCGACCGGCTGGCCGCGGCGTGCGGGCTCGAGGCGCGGCTGCCGTTCCTGGACCACCGGCTCGTCGAGTACATGTACAACGCGCCGTGGGCGTTCCAGTCGTTCGACGGCCGCGAGAAGAGCATCCTGCGCGCCGCTGTCAAGGACCTGCTCCCGGAGTCGGTGTTCGAGCGGCGCAAGGCGCCTTACCCCGTCACGCAGGACCCGGCCTACACCGAGGCGCTGCACGGGCTGCTCGCCGAGACGCTGGCCGACCCGAACGCGCCGATCCGGCCGTTGCTGGACCAGGCGTCCGTCGACGAGGTCTTCCGGCACCCCAAGGGGGTTTCGCAGGACTGGCCGAGCCGGATGAACGTCGAGATGGCGCTGCAGTTCAACACCTGGCTCACGCACTACGGCATCACCCTCGACATCTGA